One genomic window of Paenibacillus xylanilyticus includes the following:
- a CDS encoding cold shock domain-containing protein has protein sequence MQGKVKWFNAEKGYGFIETEDGGDVFVHFSAIQSEGFKTLEEGQSVEFDIVEGARGPQAANVIKL, from the coding sequence ATGCAAGGTAAAGTAAAATGGTTCAACGCAGAAAAAGGTTACGGTTTCATCGAGACTGAAGATGGCGGCGACGTATTCGTACACTTCTCCGCAATTCAATCCGAAGGCTTCAAAACTTTGGAAGAAGGTCAATCCGTAGAATTCGACATCGTCGAAGGCGCACGTGGACCTCAAGCCGCTAACGTAATCAAATTATAA